In the genome of Corynebacterium glucuronolyticum DSM 44120, the window CGGCACCTGAGTAGCCGATAACGCCCAAGACCTCGCCGGGTTCGACGGTGAGATTGACGTTATCGAGCGCCTTCGTGTCCTTTCCTCCGTTGGAAAAGATCTTGCTGACGTTGCGGAACTCAACGCGAGTTCCCTCTGTGTGGGTCACATGTTCTCCCAAGGTAAAAACCGCCCCGAGGGGCGGTTTGTGTGTGCAAAAGTTACTTACTTGCTGGCCTTTTGCGCCTCTTCGAGGCGGTCAAGGATGGCCTGAAGCTCATCGGCGGAGCGCTCAACCGGAACGGAGGTGCCGTTGGAGTCATCGGCAACAGCTGCGGTGACCTCCGGGTCGTGCCAGATCTTGACCAGCTTCTGGATGGTCGGATCGTCCTTGTCCTCAGCCTTGGTCACGAACGCGTTGATGTACGGCTCGGCCTCGGTGGAGTTCGGGTCATCCTGGAAGACCGAGGTGGTCGGGTCGATGCCCGCGCGGTCGAGGAAGGAGTTGTTGATCACAGCGGGCTTGCCCTCGCCGTAAGCGGCGGTGGTCTGTGCAGCGTCAACCGGCTGGACCTTGACCTTGGAGGCATCCTGGTCGATATCCGCAGGTGTCGGGGTAATGAGTCCCTCGGTCTTCAGCTTGACCAGGCCGGCCTGGACGAGGACGTTAATCGCGCGACCCTGGTTGGAGGGGTCGTTCGGGATGGCGATCCCCTGGCCCTCAATGCCATCGAGGGAGGTGTGGTCCTTCCAGAAAATGGCTAGCGGAACAATCTCGGTAGCGCCCACGGGGGTGAGGTTGTCGCCGGCACCCACGTTGTACTCGGCCAGGAACTTGAGGTGCTGGAAGAGGTTAACGTCGAGCTGATCCTCGCTGAGGGCGGTGTTCGGGGTGGAGTAATCGCCAAAGTTCTGGATGTCGAGCTTGATGCCCTCTTCCTTGGCTTTCTCCTCGAATACCTTCCACGCCTTCTTGGAGGCATCGGTGGTGCCGATGCGGATCGTCGTGGTATCTGCGGAGGTCTCCTCGTTGCTGCAGGCGGTAAGGCCGGTGGTGGCGATAACAGCAGCCGCAGCCAGGGCGGTCAGTTTCTTCAACATGATTAATTTCTCCTTTACTGGTGTTGTTGGAACGTAACGGTAGCAGTCCAAATAAAAATGTACAACTCGGTCTAGAAAAAATTTTATAAAACCTGCAAAACCCTGCATCTATCCAGGTAGGGAAATAAACAGCTTGGTTCAAATTGCGGGGAAAGAACAGGTGTGCGAAAATGGTACACATGTTCGGTGGGATAAATGCTTCGGTGTTGAGTTGGAAGATGCTTGAGGCCGTCATGAGTGGCCGCGATGTGCCCGACCTTGTACCCGCACCGGATACGCACCGGCATTCCGCGCACGTCCACCCTGCTGCCACTGCCTTCGCGGAGCTTCATTGTACAAGCTCGTACTCTTTCCTCGGTGGGGCGAGCGACCCGGAGGAGCTCGTCGAACGCGCCGTTCAGCTGGGGCTTACGGGCCTCGCCCTGACAGACCGCGACGGTTTCTACGGCGCGGTGGCGTTTGCCGAGGCAGCGCGTGACACCGGCCTGGAAACAGTATTCGGTGCGGAGCTGTCGCTGGAACCGGATCGCGCCCTGACCGTTTTGGCGATTGGCTACGAGGGCTACGTCACGCTGTCCCACCTCATCACCGATGCCCACATGGCCAGCGGGGAGAAAGACGTGCTGTACTACCCGCCTCTTGAGACGATCGCCGCCGCCGGTGGCCTCCATGTCCTCGTCGATCACGCCTGGCTGCCCGAACTCGACCGCATTGTCGACTGCTTCGGCGCTCAGAACGTGAGTCTCGAGTACCAGGTCCGCGGGCTTCCCGAGGATGCCGACCAGTTTGCCGACCTAGACCGCGCCGACCCGCGGCTGAGCCGCATCCTCTCGGGTGCGCCACGCGCCGCCACCATTGACGCCGGCCACCTCGCCGCCGCCAAAGCGGCCCTCGCACGCCGAGAATCGCTCAGTCAGGCGGAACCCCACCTCCATCCGTTGGGCGCAATGTGGTTGCGTGGTGCCGATCGCCTGCTGCGCGCCGCCCCCGGCAGGGAGCGGCTTGTGAAGGAGACCGTGCGCGTCGCCCACCGCTGCGCGTTTGCCTTCGACCTCGTCTCCCCGAACCTCCCCCTGTGGGACGTGCCGGAGCCCTACGGAAACGAGATGGACTACCTACGGGGGATCGTCGACAAGCGGACACCTGTGCGGTACCACAGCCGACCGGAAAGCATCAAGAAGAAGGCGCGGGAGCAAATCGAGCGGGAGCTTGCCGTCATCGAGGAGCTGGATTTTCCCGGATACTTCCTCATCGTCAATGACATCGTCGACTTCTGCCACCATGAAAACATCTACTGCCAGGGGCGCGGATCGGCGGCCAACTCCGCCGTGTGCTTCGCGCTGGGCATCACCGCCGTTGAACCCATCCACGCGAAGCTCCTGTTCGAACGGTTCCTATCGCCCGACCGCGACGGCCCACCCGACATTGACCTCGACATCGAGGCCGGCCGCCGCGAGGAAGTCATCCAATACGTCTACCAAAAATACGGCCGCGACAACGCCGCCCAGGTGGCCAACGTCATCACCTACCGCACGAAAGGTGCCGTCCGCGACGCCGGCCGCGCCCTCGGCTACCCCCAGGGCACCATCGATGCCTGGTCACGTGGCGTGGAGGAGCCACCGGAACCTGTTGTCGCGCTCGCCGCGCAGTTCAAGGGCCAGCCCCGGCACCTTGGCATCCACTCCGGTGGCATGGTCATCTGCGACCGCCCCATCGCTGACGTTGTCCCCACCGAGTGGGCACGCATGGAAAACCGCAGCGTCATCCAGTGGGACAAGGACGCCGCCGCCTACGGTGGCCTGGTCAAATTCGACCTCCTCGGCCTCGGCATGCTCGGCGCACTGCACCACATGGTGGACCAGGTGAAAACCCACCGTGGCACCGACGTCCACCTGTGGGAAATCCCCCTCGACGACCCACACATCTACGAGATGCTGCAGCGCGCCGACACCGTCGGTGTCTTCCAAGTAGAATCCCGCGCCCAAATGTCGACCCTGCCCCGCCTTAAACCCCGCCGCTTTTTCGACATCGTGGTGGAGGTCGCCCTCGTCCGCCCCGGCCCCATCCAGGGTGGCTCCGTCCACCCCTACATCCGCCGCCGCAACGGCCAGGAGCCCGTCACCTACGACCACCCGTGCCTGGAAAACGCCCTGGGAAAAACGCTTGGCATTCCGCTCTTCCAGGAACAACTCATGCAGATGGCCAAGGATGCCGCAGGTTTCACAGGGGCTGAGGCCGACGAGCTGCGCCGCGCGATGGGCTCCAAGCGCTCGCCGGAACGAATGGCCAAGCTGAAGGAGCGGTTCTTCGACGGGCTGGCCGCCACGCACGGGATCACCGGCGACGTTGCGCAGAAGCTATGGATGAAGATGGTCGCCTTCGCGGCCTACGGCTTCCCCGAGTCGCACTCGCAATCGTTTGCCGGCCTCGTCTACTTTTCCGCTTGGTTCAAGTACTACTACCCGGCGGAATTCACCGTTGGCCTGTTGCGCGCCCAGCCGATGGGCTTCTACTCCCCGCAGTCTTTGATCGCCGACGCGCGCCGCCACGGCATCACCATCCTGCCCATCGACGTGCAGGTTTCCGGTGAAGAGGCGGACACTGCCGACGGTGGGCGCGCGATCCGCCTGGGGCTCAACCTCGTCCGTGGCCTGGGGGAGGAGGCCGCCACGCGGGTGGAGGCCGCCCGCCCGTTCACCTCCATTCCAGATCTCGCGCGCCGGGCCGATCTCACGGTGTCGCAGGTGGAGGCGCTTGCCCGCGCGGGGGCCCTCGACTCGTTCGGGGTGGACCGCAGGCAGGCCCTGTGGCAGGCAGGGGTTGCAGCGACGGAGAAGCCCGGCATGCTCCCGGGGCTGAGTGCGGTGTCGGCGCCGGCGCTGCCCGGCATGTCCGCGTTTGAGCTGCTTGCCGCAGATGTCGCCGCCACCGGGGTAACTCCCCACGCACAGCCGATGGCGTTCCTGCGCGCCCAGCTTTCCGCCCACGGCATCGTCCCCGCGTCCCAGCTTTTATCGCTTGTCGACGCCACCCGCATCACCGTCGCCGGCATCGTCACCCACCGCCAACGCCCCGCCACCGCCGGTGGGGTCACCTTCCTTGGGGTGGAGGACGAGACGGGGCTCATGAACGTGGTGGTATCCGTCGGCCTGTGGAAGCGCTACAAGAAGGTGGCGCTCACCGCCAAGGCCCTGCTCATCCGTGGCATCATCCGCAACGCCAACGGTGCCGCCACCCTCGAGGCCGACAAGCTGGAGCCCCTGGCCATCGGCGAGTTCCTGTCCCGGGGCTCGCGGGACTTTAGATGAGCCCTACCTGGGAGAATCCGGCTGCGAGCCCGTCAGCGGTGACATCGTCGGTGAAATACGATGCTTGGGTTTTTACCTCATCAGTTGCGTTGCCCATGGCGACGGACACATCGCAGGCTTCAAACATGGGTAGGTCAGGCACAGCATCTCCAAATGCAACGGTGGTGGGGGCGGGCTCGTTCGTGTCCGCGAGGTACCCAAGTAGCGTATGGATGGCGTGGGCTTTGGTGATTCCTGCGGGCCGCACATCGCCAAACAGTTTCTTGCCCTCATGCCCGCCCCACGTGCCGTGGTAGAGGTCTGGGAAGTTAGCCTGCAAAGAAGCGAAGAATCCGTCCCCATCCGGCGGAAGCACGTAGGAGATCTTGTTTACGCCGTTGCGGGTGTCATCCTGGCCCAGGATGAGACCCGTGAAAACGTCCGTCACTTGGAAGTCTTCTGTGATTTTCGCGCGATCTGCTGGTGGCAAGTAGGCCAGTACAGCATCGCGAGCTTTGTGCTCGAATCGGTCCGAGGAAAATAATCCAGAATTGCACTCTAAGTAGTAGGCAACCTCATTCGCGATGAAGTGCTCTCGAAGAAGCGCCACGGTATCGGTGGGGATATTTTCGTGGTAGATAACCTTGCCCTGGTACTCCACGTAGCCACCGTTGGCACCGATCATTCCATCGATTCCGATATCCCAAATGCGCCCGGAAATTTCAGCCTTTGAGCGGCCAGTATTGACTAGGACCTGGTGCCCGTTTTCGCGTGCGAGATGTATTGCTTCCACTGCTGAACTGGGAATTTCATTTGCATACGTGACCAGGGTGCCATCGATGTCGAGAAACACAATCATAAAGCCAAGAATAGAGAGAAATTTGCAAATCTGCGGCAATGGATTTATACTGATGGCAAATCGGCTTGTAACTAAGAAGATTAGGCAAGACCTAAGCAACATCACGATGCGTGATGGGGCTTAGGTCTTTTTTCATTTTTAGGGAAAGGATGAATCCACATGGCAACAAAAGTGGATTTCCGGCCACTAGCCAAAGACGTGGTCGCGGCCCTTGGTGGCCCAGAAAACATCGCCTCTTTTACGCACTGCGCCACGCGACTGCGCTTTGTGGTCAACGATAAGACCCGTGCTGATCTAGATCTTGCCAAGAAAATCCCCGGTGTCATTACCGCTATCAACTCGGGTGGCCAACACCAGATCGTCATTGGGAATGATGTACCGCAGGCATACGAAGCGGTTGCTGAACTGAATGGGATGGGAGGGAAATCCGTACGCGCCGGTGTCGTCGAAGATACTGATACGAGAAAAGGTGGAGAAAAGAAGAGCCTGTTGGATCGTTTCATCGATCTCGTTTCGGCACTCATTACCCCTCTGATTTGGCCTTTGGCTGGCATTGCGCTGGGCAAGGCCGCACTGGCCCTGGCAGTGACGCTCGGGTGGAACGCGGAAAACACCACGTATCAAATCTTTTCCGCCATCTTTGATTCGCTCTTTTACTTTCTGCCGGTATTCCTGGCCGTCACCGCCGCTAGGAAATTTAGGTGTAATGAGTTCGTCGCGATGGCTAGCGCTGCAGCCTTGGTTCATCCCACCATCGTGGGGTTGGTTGACGTAGATTCGGTTACGTTCTTTGGGATTCCCGTGGCGATGATGTCGTACGCCTCGTCAGTAATCCCGATTATCTTCACTATCTGGCTTCAGAGTTACCTTGAGCGCTGGCTGACTAAGGTCTTGCCCTCGTCCATTCGTAGCTTCGTGACACCATTGGTGACAGTCACGATCATGGTGCCTCTCACGCTACTCACCGTGGGACCTGCAACGGTGACCCTTGCCAATTGGATTTCTGCTGGCGTCGGTTTTGTTTTTGACCACGTTCCGTGGGTAGCCGGGGCCATCCTCGGTGCCTTGTGGCAAGTGTTTGTCATCTTCGGCCTGCACTGGGGTTTCGTCCCGATCATGCTCAATGATCTTGCTAATCAAGGATTCACCTTCTTCACGGCACCACTGATGGCGGCTGTGTTTGGCCAGTCTGGTGCTGTTCTGGCTGTCGCCCTGCGTACGCGTAATGCCCAGCGCAAGAAGGTCGCTGGACCAGCGGCTCTGTCCGCTTTTCTCGCCGGTGTGACAGAACCTGCAGTCTATGGAATCAACCTGCCACTGCGGCTACCGTTCTACATCGGTGTTGGAGCGGGTGCCGTTGGCGGTGCAATCATCGGTGCCGGGCGTAACGCTTTTGATGCGTTCGTTTTCCCGTCGTTGCTGGCGTTCCCAGCGGGACTCAATCACGGTAGCTTCTTAGCGCTGGTCATTGGTTCCGTGGTCGCGGCGGTGTTGGCATTCATCGGTACATTTGTGCTACTACCACGCCTTGAGCGTCAAGAAGAGACACCGGAATCTACCAAGACTACGGAAATTGTTTCTCCCTGTGGTGGGAAGTTGGTTTCGCTTTCCTCCGTCGAGGATCCCATCATCTCATCGGGAGCGCTCGGCAAGGGCGTGGGAATTGACCCGGTCAGCGGGGAAATTCTGGCACCAGTTACCGGCACCGTTATCTCGGTGGCAAAGAGCAAGCACGCCTACGGCCTGAAAACC includes:
- a CDS encoding beta-glucoside-specific PTS transporter subunit IIABC is translated as MATKVDFRPLAKDVVAALGGPENIASFTHCATRLRFVVNDKTRADLDLAKKIPGVITAINSGGQHQIVIGNDVPQAYEAVAELNGMGGKSVRAGVVEDTDTRKGGEKKSLLDRFIDLVSALITPLIWPLAGIALGKAALALAVTLGWNAENTTYQIFSAIFDSLFYFLPVFLAVTAARKFRCNEFVAMASAAALVHPTIVGLVDVDSVTFFGIPVAMMSYASSVIPIIFTIWLQSYLERWLTKVLPSSIRSFVTPLVTVTIMVPLTLLTVGPATVTLANWISAGVGFVFDHVPWVAGAILGALWQVFVIFGLHWGFVPIMLNDLANQGFTFFTAPLMAAVFGQSGAVLAVALRTRNAQRKKVAGPAALSAFLAGVTEPAVYGINLPLRLPFYIGVGAGAVGGAIIGAGRNAFDAFVFPSLLAFPAGLNHGSFLALVIGSVVAAVLAFIGTFVLLPRLERQEETPESTKTTEIVSPCGGKLVSLSSVEDPIISSGALGKGVGIDPVSGEILAPVTGTVISVAKSKHAYGLKTDDGVEVLVHVGIDTVKMNGEGFAAKVERGQSVKKGQVLGHADLDAIKAADYAATTFVLITNAKKLSSVEPIDGISEVKAQDRVIAVQV
- a CDS encoding Cof-type HAD-IIB family hydrolase → MIVFLDIDGTLVTYANEIPSSAVEAIHLARENGHQVLVNTGRSKAEISGRIWDIGIDGMIGANGGYVEYQGKVIYHENIPTDTVALLREHFIANEVAYYLECNSGLFSSDRFEHKARDAVLAYLPPADRAKITEDFQVTDVFTGLILGQDDTRNGVNKISYVLPPDGDGFFASLQANFPDLYHGTWGGHEGKKLFGDVRPAGITKAHAIHTLLGYLADTNEPAPTTVAFGDAVPDLPMFEACDVSVAMGNATDEVKTQASYFTDDVTADGLAAGFSQVGLI
- a CDS encoding MetQ/NlpA family ABC transporter substrate-binding protein — its product is MLKKLTALAAAAVIATTGLTACSNEETSADTTTIRIGTTDASKKAWKVFEEKAKEEGIKLDIQNFGDYSTPNTALSEDQLDVNLFQHLKFLAEYNVGAGDNLTPVGATEIVPLAIFWKDHTSLDGIEGQGIAIPNDPSNQGRAINVLVQAGLVKLKTEGLITPTPADIDQDASKVKVQPVDAAQTTAAYGEGKPAVINNSFLDRAGIDPTTSVFQDDPNSTEAEPYINAFVTKAEDKDDPTIQKLVKIWHDPEVTAAVADDSNGTSVPVERSADELQAILDRLEEAQKASK
- a CDS encoding error-prone DNA polymerase, whose protein sequence is MVHMFGGINASVLSWKMLEAVMSGRDVPDLVPAPDTHRHSAHVHPAATAFAELHCTSSYSFLGGASDPEELVERAVQLGLTGLALTDRDGFYGAVAFAEAARDTGLETVFGAELSLEPDRALTVLAIGYEGYVTLSHLITDAHMASGEKDVLYYPPLETIAAAGGLHVLVDHAWLPELDRIVDCFGAQNVSLEYQVRGLPEDADQFADLDRADPRLSRILSGAPRAATIDAGHLAAAKAALARRESLSQAEPHLHPLGAMWLRGADRLLRAAPGRERLVKETVRVAHRCAFAFDLVSPNLPLWDVPEPYGNEMDYLRGIVDKRTPVRYHSRPESIKKKAREQIERELAVIEELDFPGYFLIVNDIVDFCHHENIYCQGRGSAANSAVCFALGITAVEPIHAKLLFERFLSPDRDGPPDIDLDIEAGRREEVIQYVYQKYGRDNAAQVANVITYRTKGAVRDAGRALGYPQGTIDAWSRGVEEPPEPVVALAAQFKGQPRHLGIHSGGMVICDRPIADVVPTEWARMENRSVIQWDKDAAAYGGLVKFDLLGLGMLGALHHMVDQVKTHRGTDVHLWEIPLDDPHIYEMLQRADTVGVFQVESRAQMSTLPRLKPRRFFDIVVEVALVRPGPIQGGSVHPYIRRRNGQEPVTYDHPCLENALGKTLGIPLFQEQLMQMAKDAAGFTGAEADELRRAMGSKRSPERMAKLKERFFDGLAATHGITGDVAQKLWMKMVAFAAYGFPESHSQSFAGLVYFSAWFKYYYPAEFTVGLLRAQPMGFYSPQSLIADARRHGITILPIDVQVSGEEADTADGGRAIRLGLNLVRGLGEEAATRVEAARPFTSIPDLARRADLTVSQVEALARAGALDSFGVDRRQALWQAGVAATEKPGMLPGLSAVSAPALPGMSAFELLAADVAATGVTPHAQPMAFLRAQLSAHGIVPASQLLSLVDATRITVAGIVTHRQRPATAGGVTFLGVEDETGLMNVVVSVGLWKRYKKVALTAKALLIRGIIRNANGAATLEADKLEPLAIGEFLSRGSRDFR